Genomic DNA from Mauremys mutica isolate MM-2020 ecotype Southern chromosome 13, ASM2049712v1, whole genome shotgun sequence:
AAATTCCCCCGCCCGCCCCAAGCTGCCGGCCTGTGGGATAAGGGGAAATGCTGAAAGTCCCTGTGGAGACTCATGGTGGGCGCTGCccaggaggcagggatgaggcagGAGAGCCCCCAGCGACAGGGGTCTGCACTGGAGCGAACGGGGAGGACAGgggaccccctgctcccagcccatgGCCAGCGCCTGGGCTCTACAGGACTCTGATGAAGCGCACGGGCAGCCCCTGGTTACAGGCCACGCGGATCCTGCGGGTCTTGGATTTTCCCGTGTAGATACAGttcggtgggcggggggggctgcgcacgcGGCAGGTGGTGAGGTGGTAGGGTGCGTTGCTGTCGCATTCATTGTTTTGGTTGCATCTCCCTCCAGTGGTGCAGATGGTCTGGATCCGTCTGGTGGGGGCGTGGATGAAGGTGTGGATGAGTTTGCACATACCGAGTTTCTGGTTCAGGCGCCTCATCATGTAGTTGCAGTAGGTCAGGCCAGTGGGGGGTCTGGTCTTGGGGAAATCAATGTGTTCGCTCACAAACTTTGGGTAACTGTCAGTTGGTCTGATGATGACGtcgtcctggccagcagccagcaGGATGAGGGTCAGGAAGAGCAAGGGGCAAGGTCCCCTCAGGGCCATGGCCGCGTCTGTCACTGGATCGACCTGCAGTGCGAAGAGAGGGGGGAGATGGATAGAGACAGCGTGGGGTGGGGATCTGCCTCCTCCCTGGAAACTCCTGGAATACAAATGCTTCCCattatcccctcccaccccactctgcctccaaTGGTCTAAAAATAGGggagttatttatttttatcacaCGGCTCCTAAATACCCTGCTGAAGATCTAGGTCCCCATTGTGCCATGTGCTGCATAGACCCCAGTTGAGATCAGGGCCTCCTACCTCTAAGCCATtattccccactcccctcccagaggtgtAGACAGAACCCTGAGTCCTGACCccttctcatagactttaaggtcagaagggaccattacgatcatctagtctgacctcctgcacaatgcaggccacagaacctcacccacccactcctgtaacaaacccctaacctatgtctgagttattgaagtcctcaaattgtggtttgaagacctcaaggtgcagagaatcctccagcaagtgacccgtgccccatgctgcagaggaaggcggaaaacctccagggcctctgccaatctgccctggaggaaaattccttcccaaccccaaatatggcgatcagctaaaccctgagcatgtgggcaagactcaccagccagcacccaggaaagaattctctgtagtaactcagatcccatcccatcacagaccactgggcatacttacctgctgataatcaaagatcaattgccaaattaattgccaaaattaggctatcccatcataccatcccctccataaacgtatcaagcttagtctgttctaaccactagctcACACTGCCTTCCAGAAACAAACCCTGCAGTTACAGCCCCATGTGGCACTGTTCTCTCCTCTCTCCTGGCTGCTAGAATCTCCTGCAACTTACCCAAGTCCTTGTTCCTTTGCTGTCGTCGGAGCGATGGATCCCAGCTTCTGCTGAGCTGAACCTCACCCTGATCCTCCTGCCCGTCTTGGAGAGGTTTATATAGAGCCCAGCCagagagggaggtggaggagtggGAGGGATAAATCTAGAATGCAATTGGGTCAGCAGGGCTTCCTGATATCTGGCAATTAGAAGCAGTGTCCCAGCAGGCCCCCAGGCATGGTTGGGGAACAAACAACACAGATCTGGGCTGCACGGAAACATCTCAGGGTGTGTCTACCCAGCAAGTCAAGGTGGGATTGTAGTGCAGGGGGGCAGAGCCGTGCCAGCTTTAGCCTAGTTAGTGTGGGTGAAAACAGCAGGCAGCAGAGACTTCACCATGGGCTAACTGCCCCAGTGCCAGCCCGCTAGGGACCTGGGTACCACTCAGGTTGGCTGTCTGTGCTGCAGTCCAGGCTACCATGTCTCCACTGCTCTTTttacctgtgctagctagattaacgCCAGCATAGGATCCCCCACCCATGCTGCCATCACACCTTCGTTTGCTGTGTAGATGCACCCTAAGTCCTGGCCTACTGGCACCTTCCTAATGCAGTCCTAGCCTAGAAACTCacagctctaccagtgcccctcactcctgatccgcagccccctgctagcccagccctgggctctctccacctacccacacagagctctgctaaTGCCCCTCGATCTCAGTCTGCAGCCCCCTACTGTCTCTCTGCCCTTGGCTCTCCTTGGATAGATTTCTGCTGATGCCTTTCAGTCCTGACCAGCAGccccaccaccctcccctccACAGTCAGCTCTGGACCTTAATGAGGAACTATAAAAATGGCTTCTTCTCATCTGATTAGCAGGCCACGTTCTGAAATATAACCCACACACCTCaaaggtgtggtgttctgtcccagctagtggcaccgagaccacttagaaagAGATTAAAGAGTtcgctctacagccttagctaacagccgcATACCTTTTTacctcatgcagtagaggctcaggcatttagctccagaggtcccaggttcaatcctgcttGCCGaggaccagggtctgtcagtgttacaaaaGCACAGCAGAAAGAGAGTGGGAGGCATCCAAACGCACTGAGCGCTGAGATTTTCTCAGGCACCTAAGGAATGTGGAGGCCATGAAAATTAGCCAGTGTCTAAACCCCTTTGGTGATTTGAAGGTGGCAGTCACTGCACACGTATCCCTTGGGCTGCTGTGCTGTCATCACAGGAAGAGAGGAGATTAGCCGGCTCCCAGTAGATCAAACTACCCCAGAGCACATTCAAAAACAGCCCCAGCCAGACTTGAACTCATAGCACCAGCATCACAAGAGCAGCCTAGTGAGCAATAGAGTCGCATGCTGGTGCACTACCTGGAGAAACAATGAAAAGGGCTGGGTATGACAACACACCTTGCACATCCACGTACGGTGGCCATTCACGCGTTCCCAGAATCCCAGGAATGGTGGTACTTCTGGGAACGGTGTGGCCCCActcccaccagcatgacctaggAGACGTGGTGCGTAGGAGGTCATGCCAAATGGAGGATGTCATTTTGAAGAGTGCATCACTCCACACCTGTGTGTGCCAGGTAACGATGGCCAGGGCAGAACTGCACATTCTTCAAAAAGGCATCCCCTATCCAACACCGGACAAAAGCACATCCCACTGTGTCTGGGGACAAACCACCTAAAAAGAGGTGTGTCTGGTTCAAAATTAGACAAATGGTCAACCTACATCTAAGTGATTCTTTCCCTTCAGGATAAGAACGATTCTCCAAAGGAAAAAGAACCCCCTATTGGATGTCATTGGGTGTCTGCCCTATGTGTGATGGGAAGAAATGTGCCCTTGGAattttaataaagaaa
This window encodes:
- the LOC123348833 gene encoding ribonuclease-like, whose amino-acid sequence is MALRGPCPLLFLTLILLAAGQDDVIIRPTDSYPKFVSEHIDFPKTRPPTGLTYCNYMMRRLNQKLGMCKLIHTFIHAPTRRIQTICTTGGRCNQNNECDSNAPYHLTTCRVRSPPRPPNCIYTGKSKTRRIRVACNQGLPVRFIRVL